In the genome of Myxococcaceae bacterium JPH2, one region contains:
- a CDS encoding alkaline phosphatase, translating to MSSRLVGLATAALLLGSTTALVGCEGEKGPKGDTGVAGPQGPQGPQGPATVIPDAGVPDPGPGALASAHEAAHQAGTPHADRVIFFLGDGMGIPVVTAARIFARGEDGELTLDTLPETGFVRTYSRDSRVTDSAPSMSAYMTGVKMNNDILSMSPETAFNGKGSAVPTFLEWAEAAGWSTGVVTTTRVTHATPAATYSHISNRDLEEAIAQQLVPGAPGSNSSLGDGLEVIFGGGSKQFTTRADKRDLVAELKARGYGYVTQAAQLQDLPLSGAPKQKVLGLFTESHMSYELNRDPAKEPSLAQMAVKAVQVLDQNPKGFFLMVEGGRIDHALHETTAKKALKDTVAFDDALAAVLAEVKKKDPNLEHTLVVLTSDHDHTLVHLGYAKRTGATTATNAGVLGLVRNYAGAQEGAPTLDADGQPYTILGFGNGERRVMGSRAFAPTLTEDLTAGDEYHQEAAIHMPTGAETHGGTDVTLRAVGFGSEQFHGFMTNTEVFGLLRNASKL from the coding sequence ATGTCTTCACGTCTCGTGGGGCTCGCCACCGCGGCGCTGCTCCTGGGCAGCACCACGGCCCTGGTGGGTTGCGAAGGAGAGAAGGGCCCGAAGGGAGATACGGGCGTCGCGGGTCCGCAGGGGCCTCAGGGCCCGCAGGGTCCCGCCACCGTCATTCCAGACGCGGGCGTCCCGGACCCGGGCCCCGGTGCGCTCGCATCCGCGCACGAGGCCGCGCATCAAGCCGGCACGCCGCACGCTGACCGCGTCATCTTCTTCCTCGGGGACGGCATGGGCATCCCCGTCGTCACCGCCGCGCGCATCTTCGCTCGGGGCGAGGACGGTGAGCTGACCCTGGACACGCTGCCCGAGACGGGCTTCGTGCGCACGTACTCGCGCGACTCGCGCGTGACGGACAGCGCGCCCTCCATGTCCGCGTACATGACGGGCGTGAAGATGAACAACGACATCCTCTCGATGTCGCCGGAGACCGCGTTCAACGGCAAGGGCTCCGCCGTGCCGACGTTCCTGGAGTGGGCCGAGGCCGCCGGTTGGTCCACGGGCGTCGTCACCACCACGCGCGTGACGCACGCGACGCCCGCCGCCACCTACTCGCACATCAGCAACCGCGACCTGGAGGAGGCCATCGCCCAGCAGCTCGTGCCGGGCGCGCCGGGCTCCAACTCCAGCCTGGGGGATGGCCTGGAGGTCATCTTCGGCGGCGGCAGCAAGCAGTTCACCACGCGCGCGGACAAGCGCGACCTGGTGGCGGAGCTGAAGGCCCGCGGCTACGGCTACGTCACGCAGGCCGCGCAGCTCCAGGACCTGCCTCTTTCTGGAGCGCCGAAGCAGAAGGTGCTCGGCCTCTTCACCGAGAGCCACATGTCCTACGAGCTGAACCGCGACCCGGCCAAGGAGCCGAGCCTCGCGCAGATGGCCGTCAAGGCGGTGCAGGTCCTCGACCAGAACCCCAAGGGCTTCTTCCTCATGGTGGAGGGCGGGCGCATCGACCACGCGCTGCACGAGACGACGGCGAAGAAGGCGCTGAAGGACACGGTCGCCTTCGACGACGCGCTCGCGGCGGTGCTGGCCGAGGTGAAGAAGAAGGATCCGAACCTGGAGCACACGCTCGTGGTCCTCACCTCGGATCATGACCACACGCTCGTACACCTGGGCTACGCGAAGCGCACTGGCGCCACCACGGCGACCAACGCGGGCGTGCTGGGGCTCGTGCGCAACTACGCCGGTGCGCAAGAGGGCGCGCCCACGCTCGACGCGGATGGCCAGCCGTACACCATCCTCGGCTTCGGCAACGGCGAGCGCCGCGTGATGGGCTCGCGCGCCTTCGCGCCCACGCTCACCGAGGACCTCACCGCGGGCGACGAGTACCACCAGGAGGCCGCCATCCACATGCCCACCGGCGCCGAGACGCACGGCGGCACCGACGTCACCCTCCGCGCCGTGGGCTTCGGCTCCGAGCAGTTCCACGGCTTCATGACCAACACCGAGGTCTTCGGCCTCCTTCGCAACGCCTCCAAGCTGTGA
- the purE gene encoding 5-(carboxyamino)imidazole ribonucleotide mutase, with protein MASAASTPWVGVIMGGRSDLEFLKPGIDILNELGIPHEVRIVSAHRTPDWMMEYASTAEARGLSVIIAAAGGAAHLPGMVSSKTLLPVLGVPMPTTVLNGFDALLSIVQMPKGVPVGTQAIGKPGAANAALHAAAILCLKYPELRERLSAYRTARTQEVLREREVEG; from the coding sequence ATGGCGAGCGCGGCGAGCACCCCGTGGGTCGGGGTCATCATGGGTGGCAGGAGCGATCTGGAGTTCCTGAAGCCCGGTATCGATATCCTCAACGAGCTGGGCATCCCTCACGAGGTGCGCATCGTGTCCGCGCACCGCACTCCGGACTGGATGATGGAGTACGCCTCCACCGCGGAGGCTCGCGGCCTGTCCGTCATCATCGCGGCGGCGGGCGGCGCGGCCCACCTGCCTGGCATGGTGTCCAGCAAGACGCTGCTGCCGGTGCTCGGCGTGCCCATGCCCACCACGGTGCTCAACGGCTTTGACGCGCTGTTGTCCATCGTGCAGATGCCCAAGGGCGTGCCGGTGGGAACGCAGGCCATTGGCAAGCCGGGCGCCGCGAACGCCGCGCTGCATGCCGCCGCCATCCTCTGCCTGAAGTACCCCGAGCTGCGTGAGCGGCTGTCCGCCTACCGCACGGCCCGCACGCAGGAAGTGCTGCGCGAGCGCGAGGTGGAGGGATGA
- the purK gene encoding 5-(carboxyamino)imidazole ribonucleotide synthase: MKARTVLPGGTLGILGAGQLGRMMALAARTLGYQVQALDPDSTAPARSVVDRCLTSAFSDIDAASDLARACDVVTLEIEKIPLATLNAVARQTPMRPGAGVLEVIQHRGRQKSWLARGGFPLGPWREAHSAAELAQAIEALGGRCFVKSSEGGYDGRGQYEVSRADEAPTAWRELGERSVVVEAALDLESELSVLVARGPDGQAVVYPPAFNHHEQRILAWSLLPGQLPPAITAQATEVARAITDALQVEGLLVVEMFLLRDGRLLVNELAPRPHNSFHSTEVACLTSQFEQAVRAVCNLPLGSVEVVRPAAIVNLLGDLWLREGGPRFAQALAMPGVRLHLYGKRDARKGRKMGHLSAVGSTPEEALARVKTAATALGM, translated from the coding sequence ATGAAGGCGCGCACGGTGCTCCCTGGCGGCACGCTGGGCATCCTCGGTGCGGGACAGCTCGGGCGGATGATGGCCCTGGCCGCGCGTACGCTCGGCTACCAGGTGCAGGCGTTGGATCCGGACTCGACCGCGCCCGCGCGCTCGGTGGTGGACCGCTGCCTGACCTCCGCGTTCTCCGACATCGACGCGGCCAGCGACCTGGCGCGCGCGTGCGACGTCGTCACGCTGGAGATCGAGAAGATTCCGCTCGCCACGCTCAACGCCGTGGCCCGTCAGACGCCCATGCGTCCCGGCGCGGGCGTGCTGGAGGTGATTCAGCACCGCGGCCGGCAGAAGAGCTGGCTTGCGCGCGGAGGCTTCCCCCTGGGTCCGTGGCGCGAGGCGCACTCCGCCGCCGAGCTGGCGCAGGCCATCGAGGCCCTGGGCGGCCGGTGCTTCGTGAAGTCCAGCGAGGGGGGCTACGACGGACGCGGCCAGTACGAGGTCTCCCGCGCCGACGAGGCGCCCACCGCGTGGCGCGAGCTGGGTGAGCGCTCGGTGGTGGTGGAGGCCGCGCTCGACCTGGAGTCGGAGCTGTCCGTGCTGGTGGCGCGCGGCCCGGACGGGCAGGCCGTCGTCTACCCGCCCGCGTTCAATCACCACGAGCAGCGCATCCTCGCGTGGTCGCTCCTGCCAGGCCAACTGCCGCCCGCCATCACGGCGCAGGCCACCGAGGTGGCGCGCGCCATCACCGACGCGCTCCAGGTTGAGGGACTGCTCGTCGTGGAAATGTTCCTGCTGAGAGACGGCCGCCTGCTCGTCAACGAGCTGGCGCCGCGTCCGCACAACAGCTTCCACTCCACCGAGGTGGCGTGCCTCACCAGCCAGTTCGAGCAGGCGGTGCGCGCGGTGTGCAACCTGCCCTTGGGCTCGGTGGAGGTGGTGCGCCCGGCGGCCATCGTCAACCTGCTCGGCGACCTGTGGCTGCGCGAGGGCGGGCCGCGGTTCGCCCAGGCGCTGGCCATGCCCGGCGTGCGGCTGCATCTGTATGGCAAGCGCGACGCTCGCAAGGGCCGGAAGATGGGCCACCTCTCCGCGGTGGGCTCCACCCCCGAGGAGGCACTGGCTCGGGTCAAGACTGCCGCCACCGCGCTGGGGATGTGA
- a CDS encoding zinc-binding dehydrogenase, which translates to MRALVLTAYDGRPESLRVQSRPVPKPGPGQVLVRLAASPINPSDLMFVRGRYGVRKSLPVVPGFEGSGTVVAAGGVAGRLLVGRRVACLAPLDGEGLWAEYAVVPLPQCLPLRARMSDEQGSTLFINPLTAWALLERARQEGHGALAQTAAASALGRMLATLARRRGLPMVHVVRRPEQVQVLRALGAEHVLSSAEPEFDERLRLLFHELRVTLAFDAVGGHMTGRLLSAMPDGATVTVYGALAEQECRIDPGDFIFHDKKVDGFWLARWGRGRFGREQLRALVGAATLMGKALETPIRASLPLESAGEALRIASSDMTSGKVLFAPSLDGGAQS; encoded by the coding sequence ATGCGCGCCTTGGTGTTGACGGCTTACGACGGCCGCCCCGAGTCGCTGCGCGTCCAATCGCGTCCCGTCCCCAAGCCTGGACCGGGACAGGTGCTGGTGCGGCTGGCGGCCTCGCCCATCAACCCGTCCGACCTGATGTTCGTGCGAGGGCGCTACGGCGTGCGCAAGTCGCTGCCCGTGGTGCCAGGGTTCGAGGGCAGCGGGACGGTGGTGGCCGCGGGCGGCGTCGCGGGGCGCCTGCTCGTGGGACGTCGCGTCGCGTGCCTGGCGCCGTTGGACGGCGAAGGGCTGTGGGCGGAGTACGCGGTGGTGCCCCTGCCGCAGTGTCTGCCGCTGCGCGCGCGCATGAGCGACGAGCAGGGCTCCACGCTCTTCATCAATCCGCTGACGGCCTGGGCGCTGTTGGAGCGCGCACGACAGGAGGGCCATGGCGCGCTGGCGCAGACGGCCGCGGCGAGCGCGCTGGGGCGCATGCTGGCCACGCTGGCCCGTCGTCGCGGACTGCCCATGGTGCACGTGGTGCGTCGGCCCGAGCAGGTGCAGGTGCTGCGCGCGCTCGGCGCCGAGCACGTGCTGAGCAGCGCGGAGCCCGAGTTCGACGAGCGTCTGCGTCTCCTGTTCCACGAGCTGCGCGTGACGCTGGCGTTCGATGCGGTGGGCGGCCACATGACGGGGCGCCTCTTGAGCGCGATGCCGGACGGCGCAACGGTGACCGTCTACGGCGCGCTCGCGGAGCAGGAGTGCCGCATCGACCCGGGCGACTTCATCTTCCACGACAAGAAGGTGGACGGCTTCTGGCTGGCGCGTTGGGGCCGCGGCCGCTTCGGGCGCGAGCAGCTCCGGGCGCTCGTGGGCGCGGCGACGCTGATGGGCAAGGCCCTGGAGACACCCATTCGCGCGAGCCTGCCGCTGGAGTCCGCGGGCGAAGCGCTGCGCATCGCCTCATCGGACATGACGAGCGGCAAGGTGCTCTTCGCGCCGAGCCTCGACGGTGGCGCGCAGTCCTGA
- a CDS encoding alkaline phosphatase, whose amino-acid sequence MNLKNTLLAGGTALALMAAPAHAAGKAKNVIFFLGDGMGPTTVTATRIYVYGEAGKLQMEKLPRTALIKTYSLDAQTTDSAPSMSAYMTGVKMRNEVLSMSPDTVARIEADGHCAATGNGSPVRTILELAKAAGKSVGSITTTELTHATPAATYSHICHRDLAYDIAAQAVPGGAGANPSLGTGVDVLMGGGANHWTPVNATTNPKGRPDGRDLVEELRSQGYTYVKDATGLRTIPSTTTKLIGLFSATSHMSYELDRDSTKEPSLAEMTLAAIQVLKKASAADNDDRGFFLMVEGGRIDHALHGTQVQKALGDAAAFDAAIKAAVDSVDLSNTLIVVTADHDHTLAMNGYGQRGQGTHVVDVVRDPATGTPLVDGDGYPYPTLVFGNGPNRPLVRSSTDTVNVLDKNFTHLSAVRVSSETHGGGDVMLMAGGADAELFKGTLDNTRVFQFLKTAAGL is encoded by the coding sequence ATGAACCTCAAGAACACGCTGCTCGCCGGGGGCACCGCCCTGGCCCTGATGGCCGCTCCCGCGCACGCCGCGGGCAAGGCGAAGAACGTCATCTTCTTCCTCGGCGACGGGATGGGCCCCACCACCGTCACCGCCACGCGCATCTATGTCTACGGCGAGGCGGGCAAGCTCCAGATGGAGAAGCTGCCGCGCACGGCCCTCATCAAGACGTACTCGCTCGATGCGCAGACCACCGACAGCGCGCCGTCCATGTCCGCGTACATGACGGGCGTGAAGATGCGCAACGAGGTGCTGTCCATGAGCCCGGACACCGTCGCGCGCATCGAGGCGGACGGGCACTGCGCCGCCACGGGCAACGGCTCGCCGGTGCGCACCATCCTGGAGCTGGCCAAGGCCGCGGGCAAGTCGGTGGGTTCCATCACCACGACCGAGCTGACGCACGCGACGCCCGCCGCCACGTACTCGCACATCTGTCATCGCGACCTCGCGTATGACATCGCGGCGCAGGCGGTGCCCGGGGGCGCGGGCGCGAATCCGTCGCTGGGCACTGGCGTGGACGTGCTGATGGGCGGCGGCGCGAACCACTGGACGCCCGTCAACGCCACGACCAATCCGAAGGGCCGGCCGGATGGGCGCGACCTCGTCGAGGAGCTGCGGTCCCAGGGCTACACCTACGTGAAGGACGCGACCGGCCTGCGCACGATTCCGTCGACCACCACGAAGCTCATCGGCTTGTTCTCCGCCACCAGCCACATGAGCTACGAGCTGGATCGCGACTCCACGAAGGAGCCGAGCCTCGCGGAGATGACGCTGGCCGCCATCCAGGTCCTGAAGAAGGCCTCGGCGGCGGACAATGACGATCGCGGCTTCTTCCTCATGGTGGAGGGGGGGCGCATCGACCATGCACTGCACGGCACGCAGGTGCAGAAGGCGCTGGGTGACGCGGCCGCGTTCGATGCCGCCATCAAGGCCGCGGTGGACAGCGTGGACCTGAGCAACACGCTCATCGTCGTGACGGCGGACCATGACCACACGCTGGCGATGAATGGCTACGGCCAGCGCGGGCAGGGGACGCACGTGGTGGACGTGGTGCGTGACCCGGCCACGGGCACTCCGCTGGTGGATGGCGATGGCTATCCCTATCCGACGCTGGTGTTTGGCAACGGCCCCAACCGGCCGCTCGTGCGCTCCAGCACGGACACGGTGAACGTGCTCGACAAGAACTTCACGCACCTGTCGGCCGTGCGCGTCTCCAGCGAGACGCACGGCGGCGGCGATGTGATGCTGATGGCCGGCGGCGCGGACGCGGAGCTGTTCAAGGGCACGCTCGACAACACGCGCGTGTTCCAGTTCCTGAAGACGGCGGCGGGGCTGTAG
- the cglC gene encoding adventurous gliding motility lipoprotein CglC — MSARSALLLCAVVLLGGCNVTTQLGLPCNLVRKPNASDPDPTAKFVLMKEKELQPNQDFISFGAVECEDLVCVRDASMAGSGNPESLAGGYCSKACVEGSSKSCEVTDTAVSKDLRDRLTCRAMMLDQATLDALRISDEAGYRRIFGENTSPFFCAATVPATQTP, encoded by the coding sequence ATGTCCGCGAGATCCGCCCTCCTGCTTTGCGCTGTCGTCCTGCTGGGCGGCTGTAATGTGACCACCCAGCTGGGCCTGCCGTGCAACCTGGTCCGCAAGCCGAACGCGAGCGACCCTGACCCCACGGCCAAGTTCGTGCTGATGAAGGAGAAGGAGCTGCAGCCCAACCAGGACTTCATCTCCTTTGGCGCAGTGGAGTGCGAGGATCTGGTCTGCGTGCGCGACGCCTCCATGGCGGGCTCGGGCAACCCGGAATCCCTGGCCGGGGGCTACTGCAGCAAGGCCTGCGTCGAGGGCTCCTCCAAGAGCTGTGAGGTGACTGACACCGCCGTGTCGAAGGATCTGCGCGATCGCCTCACCTGCCGGGCGATGATGCTGGATCAGGCCACCCTGGACGCACTGCGCATCTCCGATGAGGCCGGCTACCGGCGCATCTTCGGCGAGAACACGTCGCCGTTCTTCTGCGCGGCGACGGTGCCCGCAACGCAGACTCCCTGA
- the ybaK gene encoding Cys-tRNA(Pro) deacylase, giving the protein MKTNAARLLDSLGVRYELRDYEVDPDDLSAETVAGKVGMPAEQVFKTLVARGDRTGVLMAVVPGNAELDLKALARLSGDRKVDTVPLKELQPLTGYVRGGCTAIGGKKDYPVFVDETLELFDTIAVSAGIRGTQLVLAPADYLRVTKGRTGPISRPKA; this is encoded by the coding sequence ATGAAGACGAATGCCGCCCGGCTGCTGGACTCGCTCGGCGTGCGCTACGAGCTGCGCGACTACGAGGTGGACCCGGATGACTTGTCCGCGGAGACCGTGGCCGGCAAGGTGGGGATGCCCGCCGAGCAGGTGTTCAAGACGCTCGTGGCGCGCGGCGACCGGACCGGCGTGCTGATGGCGGTGGTGCCGGGCAACGCCGAGTTGGACCTCAAGGCGCTCGCCCGGCTCAGCGGAGACCGCAAGGTGGACACGGTTCCGCTCAAGGAGCTGCAGCCGCTCACCGGCTACGTGCGCGGCGGCTGCACCGCGATAGGCGGCAAGAAGGACTACCCCGTCTTCGTCGATGAGACGCTGGAGCTGTTCGACACCATCGCGGTGTCCGCGGGCATTCGCGGCACGCAGCTCGTGCTGGCTCCCGCGGACTATCTGCGTGTGACGAAGGGCCGCACGGGGCCGATTTCTCGGCCCAAGGCGTAG
- a CDS encoding EAL domain-containing protein codes for MNPPRSPPVAPAQSWLWRGDEPRIASVFQPIVDLRTGNIVGHEVLSRGEGSSESPLDFFTRARHEGVTFEAEHACWRSALRRIAELPAAHRRAPFFFNVSPEVLADERFADTALEALVQQHGLHPRQFVLEITEQGAFEDTAQLRRLARALATRGFGIALDDFGAGHSGLVTLVHSAPDFIKLDQALVRDIHHHAYLQHLLKSLVAFSTNVGATLIAEGVESWDELAVLLRLGIRHAQGFLLARPAPTPPLPGEEFERRRHGTMRALHHRTSSGEDTVGNLAVRCASAQTPVDDASLATLFQQTPGLDHVVLLEHEQPRGLITRQRFEARSDTHPAPLIAEEDMTVCALMPQALARATSATQDPVVVTDATGAFLGTVTMRQLILRIAELAGRANGTSQ; via the coding sequence ATGAACCCACCCCGCTCCCCCCCGGTCGCCCCGGCGCAGTCCTGGCTGTGGCGCGGAGACGAGCCTCGGATCGCGTCCGTGTTCCAGCCCATCGTGGACCTGCGGACCGGCAACATCGTGGGTCACGAGGTGCTGTCCCGAGGTGAAGGCTCCTCCGAGTCCCCCCTCGACTTCTTCACCCGCGCCCGCCACGAGGGCGTCACCTTCGAGGCCGAACACGCATGCTGGCGCTCCGCGCTCCGCCGCATCGCCGAGCTTCCCGCGGCCCACCGCCGCGCGCCGTTCTTCTTCAACGTCAGCCCCGAGGTCCTCGCCGACGAGCGCTTCGCGGACACCGCCCTCGAAGCCCTGGTCCAACAGCACGGCCTGCACCCGCGTCAGTTCGTGCTGGAGATCACCGAGCAAGGCGCCTTCGAAGACACCGCGCAATTGAGACGCCTGGCACGAGCGCTCGCCACGCGAGGCTTCGGCATCGCCCTGGATGACTTCGGCGCGGGGCACTCAGGGCTCGTGACCCTGGTGCACAGCGCGCCAGATTTCATCAAGCTGGACCAGGCGCTGGTGCGAGACATCCACCACCACGCCTATCTCCAGCATCTGCTGAAGTCCCTGGTGGCCTTCTCCACCAACGTGGGCGCCACGCTCATCGCGGAGGGGGTGGAGTCCTGGGACGAGTTGGCCGTGCTGCTGCGCTTGGGCATTCGCCACGCGCAGGGCTTCCTGCTCGCGCGCCCCGCGCCGACGCCTCCGCTCCCCGGGGAAGAGTTCGAGCGGCGACGCCACGGAACCATGCGTGCGCTGCACCACCGCACGTCCTCGGGCGAAGACACCGTGGGCAACCTCGCCGTCCGATGCGCCAGCGCGCAAACACCCGTGGATGACGCGAGCCTCGCGACGCTGTTTCAGCAGACGCCGGGTCTGGACCATGTCGTCCTCCTGGAGCACGAACAGCCACGCGGGTTGATCACGCGTCAGCGATTCGAGGCCCGGTCAGACACGCACCCCGCGCCGCTGATCGCCGAGGAGGACATGACTGTCTGCGCACTCATGCCCCAAGCACTGGCACGAGCCACGTCGGCAACCCAGGACCCCGTGGTGGTCACGGACGCGACCGGCGCATTCCTGGGCACCGTGACGATGCGGCAGCTCATCCTGCGCATCGCCGAACTGGCTGGCCGCGCGAACGGGACATCTCAATGA
- a CDS encoding NAD(P)-dependent alcohol dehydrogenase, producing MKTRAYAAPSAKAPLGPFSIERREPQAHDVLIDILYCGVCHSDLHQAKDEWGGAIFPLVPGHEIVGRVSQVGSAVRRFKAGDTVGVGCIVDACRECAPCKAGDEQYCDKGMVGTYNSRERGSGAVTYGGYSTRITVDENFVLRIPEGLPLDKAAPLLCAGITTYSPLRHYGLKAGDRIAVVGLGGLGHMGVKLARAMGAEVTVLSTSPSKEKDARALGATDFAATSQPETFQRLAGRFDFILDTVSAPHDYNTYLSLLKVDGTMILVGAPEEPTPLSAFPLIMRRRRLGGSLIGGIRETQEMLDFCAQHGVTSDIELIPIQKINEAYERMLRGDVRYRFVIDIASLQEK from the coding sequence CTGAAGACCCGCGCCTATGCCGCCCCGAGTGCCAAGGCCCCCCTCGGCCCCTTCTCGATTGAGCGCCGAGAGCCCCAAGCCCACGACGTGCTCATCGACATCCTCTACTGCGGCGTGTGCCACTCGGACCTGCATCAGGCCAAGGATGAGTGGGGCGGCGCCATCTTCCCCCTCGTCCCCGGTCACGAAATCGTCGGGCGCGTGTCCCAGGTGGGCAGTGCCGTGCGCCGCTTCAAGGCGGGCGACACCGTGGGCGTGGGCTGCATCGTCGACGCGTGTCGCGAGTGCGCGCCGTGCAAAGCCGGTGACGAGCAGTACTGCGACAAAGGCATGGTGGGCACCTACAACAGCCGCGAGCGCGGCAGTGGCGCGGTGACCTACGGCGGCTACTCCACGCGCATCACGGTGGACGAGAACTTCGTGCTGCGCATCCCGGAGGGCCTGCCGCTGGACAAGGCCGCGCCGCTCTTGTGCGCCGGCATCACGACCTACTCGCCGCTGCGGCACTACGGGCTCAAGGCGGGGGACCGCATCGCCGTGGTGGGGCTCGGAGGCCTGGGCCACATGGGCGTGAAGCTCGCGCGGGCCATGGGCGCCGAGGTCACGGTGCTGAGCACCTCGCCCTCCAAGGAGAAGGACGCGCGTGCCCTGGGCGCCACCGACTTCGCCGCCACGTCGCAGCCGGAGACGTTCCAGCGGCTGGCGGGGCGCTTCGACTTCATCCTCGACACCGTGTCGGCGCCGCACGACTACAACACGTACCTGAGCCTCTTGAAGGTGGACGGGACGATGATCCTCGTGGGCGCACCCGAGGAGCCCACCCCGCTGTCTGCCTTCCCGCTCATCATGCGGCGGCGGCGGCTCGGTGGCTCGCTCATCGGTGGCATCCGCGAGACGCAGGAGATGCTGGACTTCTGCGCCCAGCACGGCGTGACGTCCGACATCGAGCTCATCCCCATCCAGAAGATCAACGAGGCGTATGAGCGCATGCTCCGTGGAGATGTGCGCTACCGCTTCGTGATTGACATCGCCAGCCTGCAAGAGAAGTAG
- a CDS encoding VWA domain-containing protein: MNRTVLFLALAGGLALTALVLGLPRAGGSPQPPPPATHVATPIPPTPPATTSLGSLSLTGRLSHPYIPQGASEVFATVDLTGAQVPGSTRSPVNLAVVIDRSGSMSGYKLAQAKQAARHLVGLLRDEDRLAIIHYGSDVKSLPSQPATPANRERMLQFIEGIWDDGGTNISAGLSAGRFQLASGMEHFRVNRLILMSDGQPTEGISDAAGLQQEVRDIRAAGVTVSAIGVGTDFNEDLMQSFAEYGAGAYGFLEDAGKLATLFQRDLQQASTTVARNVELSFELPDGVTLGEVLGYTAHQAGNVVRVAMPDFSAGQVERVVVRLLVQGNAVGQSVQVTGLKLAYTDLLQNKGVESAAALSAQVTDRREEILARQDKDATVYAARARSAQNLQKAAEAMSQGRKEEAKAYLQDNQTLFTETAAVAGAAAVAEDQAQQKAALDEYESAATPSAVGAAVKNSKVQALKSFGRLGTTY, encoded by the coding sequence ATGAACCGAACGGTCCTCTTCCTCGCCCTGGCCGGCGGCCTCGCTCTCACCGCGCTGGTGCTGGGGCTGCCGCGGGCCGGTGGGTCGCCGCAGCCGCCTCCCCCGGCGACGCACGTGGCGACCCCCATCCCCCCCACTCCACCGGCCACCACGTCGCTGGGCTCGCTCTCGCTGACGGGCCGGCTGTCGCATCCGTACATCCCGCAGGGTGCCTCGGAGGTGTTCGCCACGGTGGACCTGACGGGCGCGCAGGTGCCGGGCTCCACGCGCAGCCCGGTCAACCTCGCGGTGGTCATCGACCGCTCGGGCTCCATGAGCGGCTACAAGCTGGCGCAGGCGAAGCAGGCCGCGCGGCACCTCGTGGGATTGCTGCGGGATGAGGACCGGCTCGCCATCATCCACTACGGCTCGGACGTGAAGAGCCTTCCGTCGCAGCCGGCCACGCCCGCCAACCGCGAGCGGATGCTGCAGTTCATCGAGGGCATCTGGGACGACGGCGGCACCAACATCAGCGCGGGCCTGTCCGCCGGGCGCTTCCAGCTCGCCTCCGGGATGGAGCACTTCCGGGTCAACCGCCTCATCCTCATGAGCGACGGCCAGCCCACCGAGGGCATCAGCGACGCGGCCGGCCTGCAGCAGGAGGTGCGCGACATCCGCGCGGCGGGCGTCACGGTGAGCGCCATTGGCGTGGGCACGGACTTCAACGAGGACCTCATGCAGTCCTTCGCCGAGTACGGCGCCGGTGCCTACGGCTTCCTCGAGGACGCGGGCAAGCTGGCCACCCTCTTCCAGCGCGACCTTCAGCAGGCCTCCACCACCGTGGCGCGCAACGTGGAGCTGTCCTTCGAGTTGCCCGACGGCGTCACGCTGGGCGAGGTGCTGGGCTACACCGCGCACCAGGCGGGCAACGTCGTGCGCGTCGCCATGCCGGACTTCTCCGCGGGCCAGGTGGAGCGCGTCGTGGTGCGGCTGCTCGTCCAGGGCAACGCCGTGGGTCAGTCCGTGCAAGTCACGGGGCTGAAGCTGGCGTACACGGACCTGCTCCAGAACAAGGGCGTGGAGAGCGCCGCCGCGCTGAGCGCGCAGGTCACGGATCGCCGCGAGGAGATCCTCGCGCGACAGGACAAGGACGCCACGGTGTATGCGGCCCGTGCCCGCAGCGCCCAGAACCTCCAGAAGGCCGCCGAGGCGATGAGCCAGGGCCGTAAGGAAGAGGCCAAGGCCTACCTGCAGGACAACCAGACCCTCTTCACCGAGACCGCCGCCGTGGCGGGCGCCGCGGCGGTGGCCGAGGATCAGGCCCAGCAGAAGGCCGCCCTCGACGAGTACGAGTCGGCCGCCACGCCCTCGGCGGTGGGCGCCGCGGTGAAGAACAGCAAGGTGCAAGCGCTCAAGAGCTTTGGCCGACTGGGCACCACCTACTGA